Proteins encoded within one genomic window of Megalopta genalis isolate 19385.01 chromosome 10, iyMegGena1_principal, whole genome shotgun sequence:
- the Kap3 gene encoding kinesin associated protein 3 isoform X1, translating to MDEAKFLKRKVRSGSLDVHPTEKALVVNYDVEALILGELGDPMLGERKECQKIIRLKSLNADTNVSLLAKEVIEKCSLIHESRLREVEQLIYYLQNRKTNDITTSNDNNSQLSRPSSSNSLSIDNGETERAIISNVDSYIELLYEEIPGKIKGSSLILQLARIPDNLHELTKNESLLSALARVLREDWRRSIELSTNIVYIFFCFSTYSQFHNIVLEYRIGSLCMDIIDFELRRYDQWKEDMEKRRRHFENTTGLTFFSSANDNCDKKNKIIDDIWSTDGPLDYEIKKRSSEISVTENDIKKLKEELEKSRKKFKSLIKKQEHLLRVAFYLLLNIAENMEVERKMRKKNVIGMLIKTLDRTNTDLVILVIAFLKKLSIFRENKDLMAEGNIIEKIPRLLQNNNADLVLSTLKLLFNLSFDTKLRARMIRVGLLPKLIKLLGQSDIKNKTIILGTLYHTSMDDKVKAMFTNTECIQMITNMILNSEDDQPKLELVALGINLAINSKNAQLMVENNRLQGLIKKAFRNQDPLIMKMIRNISQHESTKDSFVEFVGDFAMALNQSDSQDFVLEVIGVLGNLELPDLDYSQILHRCDLIPWIRNNLVPGKAPDDLVLEIVIFLGTAAYDEDCARLLCKADILLSLIELLKAKQEDDEMVLQIIYVFYQISKHDSTRDYLIRETGNEAPGYLIDLMHDKNPAIRKVCDACLDVIAMCDKNWAARIKVEKFRSHNQQWLEMVESITSDSTNHLLPEEDDSLSPFTNGDLLNNTMLFPSGNIASFNADDRFSIMKNSSESSENQSRPVSRYKDFDELGELMARSKSRMSVGSGIEDIYYNSKVKFTESDSSHVLI from the exons AAGCAAAATTTTTAAAACG aaAAGTGAGGTCCGGATCTTTGGATGTTCATCCTACGGAAAAAGCTTTGGTAGTCAATTATGATGTGGAAGCATTAATCTTGGGTGAATTGGGTGACCCTATGTTGGGTGAACGTAAG GAATGTCAAAAAATAATTCGATTAAAAAGTTTGAATGCAGATACTAATGTATCACTTCTTGCTAAAGAAGTGATAGAAAAATGTTCTTTAATTCACGAATCTAGGTTGAGAGAGgtagaacaattgatttactaTCTCCAGAATCGTAAAACAAATGACATTACTACAA gtaatgataataattctcAACTTTCAAGACCATCGTCGTCAAATTCTTTATCTATAGACAATGGAGAAACGGAACGTGCTATCATTAGCAACGTTGATAGTTACATTGAATTATTATATGAGGAGATTCCAGGAAAAATCAAGGGATCGTCACTGATCTTACAATTAGCACGAATACCTGATAATCTGCATGAATTGACAAAAAAtg AATCCCTGTTAAGTGCTTTAGCTAGAGTTCTAAGAGAGGATTGGAGACGTAGCATAGAATTGTCTACAAATATTGTCTACATCTTCTTTTGTTTCTCAACATATAGTCAATTTCATAATATTGTGCTTGAATACAGA ATTGGATCATTATGTATGGATATAATAGACTTTGAACTACGTCGGTATGATCAATGGAAAGAGGACATGGAGAAACGTAGACGTCATTTCGAAAATACTACCGGTTTAACGTTCTTCTCAAGTGCAAATGATAACTgtgacaaaaagaataaaatcATCGATGACATCTGGAGTACCGATGGTCCTCTAGATtatgaaattaaaaaacgatcTAGCGAAATTTCTGTAACTGAGAATGACATTAAGAAATTAAAAGAGGAACTTGAAAAAAgtcgcaagaaatttaaaagCTTAATAAAAAAGCAGGAGCATCTATTGCGAG TGgccttttatttattattaaatattgctGAAAATATGGAAGTAGAGAGAAAAATGCGCAAAAAAAACGTAATTGGCATGCTGATCAAGACATTGGACAGGACAAATACGGATTTGGTGATACTAGTTATTGCATTCTTGAAAAAATTATCGATATTTCGAGAAAATAAAGATCTTATG GCTGAaggaaatattattgaaaaaataCCAAGACTTTTGCAAAATAATAATGCTGATTTGGTATTGAGTACCTTAAAATTATTGTTCAATCTTTCCTTTGACACGAAGCTTAGGGCAAGAATGATAAGAGTTGGCTTGTTACCAAAATTAATTAAACTCCTTGGTCAAAGTGACATTAAAAATAagacaataattttgggaacATTATATCATACTAGTATGGATGATAAAGTGAAAGCTATGTTTACAAATACTGAATGCATACAAATG ATAACAAATATGATTTTGAACTCTGAAGATGATCAACCAAAATTAGAATTAGTTGCTCTTGGTATAAATTTAGCAATCAATAGTAAAAATGCCCAACTTATGGTAGAAAATAATCGTTTGCAAGGACTTATAAAAAAAGCATTCAGAAATCAAGATCCTCTTATAATGAAAATGATACGAAATATCTCTCAACACGAATCAACTAAGGACAGTTTTGTT GAATTTGTGGGTGATTTTGCTATGGCCTTGAATCAATCAGACTCTCAAGATTTTGTTTTGGAAGTTATCGGTGTATTAGGTAATTTGGAATTACCTGACTTGGATTATTCACAAATACTCCATCGATGTGATTTGATACCATGGATACGCAATAATCTTGTGCCAG GTAAAGCACCTGACGATTTAGTACTTGAGATTGTTATATTTTTGGGTACAGCAGCTTATGATGAAGACTGTGCACGATTATTATGTAAAGCCGACATACTTTTGTCCCTTATCGAACTTCTTAAAG CTAAGCAAGAAGATGATGAAATGGTTTTGCAAATAATATATGTTTTTTATCAAATATCTAAACATGATTCGACAAGAGACTATTTAATACGTGAGACTGGTAATG AAGCACCTGGATATTTAATAGATTTGATGCATGATAAAAATCCAGCAATTAGAAAAGTGTGCGACGCATGTCTGGATGTTATTGCT ATGTGCGATAAAAATTGGGCAGCACGTATAAAAGTGGAAAAATTCAGATCGCATAATCAGCAATGGTTAGAAATGGTCGAGTCTATAACAAGCGACTCTACTAATCATTTACTACCAGAAGAAGACGATAGTCTTTCACCGTTTACGAATGGTGATCTCTTAAACAATACAATGTTATTCCCATCTG GTAATATCGCATCATTCAATGCGGATGACAGATTTTCAATTATGAAAAATTCTTCAGAATCATCTGAAAATCAAAGTCGACCAGTCAGCAG gtACAAAGATTTTGATGAATTGGGCGAACTCATGGCCCGTTCTAAATCCCGCATGTCTGTCGGTTCTGGGATTGAAGACATCTACTATAATTCCAAAGTAAAATTTACTGAATCAGACAGTTCTCATGTGTTAATATGA
- the Kap3 gene encoding kinesin associated protein 3 isoform X4: MDEAKFLKRKVRSGSLDVHPTEKALVVNYDVEALILGELGDPMLGERKECQKIIRLKSLNADTNVSLLAKEVIEKCSLIHESRLREVEQLIYYLQNRKTNDITTSNDNNSQLSRPSSSNSLSIDNGETERAIISNVDSYIELLYEEIPGKIKGSSLILQLARIPDNLHELTKNESLLSALARVLREDWRRSIELSTNIVYIFFCFSTYSQFHNIVLEYRIGSLCMDIIDFELRRYDQWKEDMEKRRRHFENTTGLTFFSSANDNCDKKNKIIDDIWSTDGPLDYEIKKRSSEISVTENDIKKLKEELEKSRKKFKSLIKKQEHLLRVAFYLLLNIAENMEVERKMRKKNVIGMLIKTLDRTNTDLVILVIAFLKKLSIFRENKDLMAEGNIIEKIPRLLQNNNADLVLSTLKLLFNLSFDTKLRARMIRVGLLPKLIKLLGQSDIKNKTIILGTLYHTSMDDKVKAMFTNTECIQMITNMILNSEDDQPKLELVALGINLAINSKNAQLMVENNRLQGLIKKAFRNQDPLIMKMIRNISQHESTKDSFVEFVGDFAMALNQSDSQDFVLEVIGVLGNLELPDLDYSQILHRCDLIPWIRNNLVPGKAPDDLVLEIVIFLGTAAYDEDCARLLCKADILLSLIELLKAKQEDDEMVLQIIYVFYQISKHDSTRDYLIRETAPGYLIDLMHDKNPAIRKVCDACLDVIAMCDKNWAARIKVEKFRSHNQQWLEMVESITSDSTNHLLPEEDDSLSPFTNGDLLNNTMLFPSGNIASFNADDRFSIMKNSSESSENQSRPVSRYKDFDELGELMARSKSRMSVGSGIEDIYYNSKVKFTESDSSHVLI, encoded by the exons AAGCAAAATTTTTAAAACG aaAAGTGAGGTCCGGATCTTTGGATGTTCATCCTACGGAAAAAGCTTTGGTAGTCAATTATGATGTGGAAGCATTAATCTTGGGTGAATTGGGTGACCCTATGTTGGGTGAACGTAAG GAATGTCAAAAAATAATTCGATTAAAAAGTTTGAATGCAGATACTAATGTATCACTTCTTGCTAAAGAAGTGATAGAAAAATGTTCTTTAATTCACGAATCTAGGTTGAGAGAGgtagaacaattgatttactaTCTCCAGAATCGTAAAACAAATGACATTACTACAA gtaatgataataattctcAACTTTCAAGACCATCGTCGTCAAATTCTTTATCTATAGACAATGGAGAAACGGAACGTGCTATCATTAGCAACGTTGATAGTTACATTGAATTATTATATGAGGAGATTCCAGGAAAAATCAAGGGATCGTCACTGATCTTACAATTAGCACGAATACCTGATAATCTGCATGAATTGACAAAAAAtg AATCCCTGTTAAGTGCTTTAGCTAGAGTTCTAAGAGAGGATTGGAGACGTAGCATAGAATTGTCTACAAATATTGTCTACATCTTCTTTTGTTTCTCAACATATAGTCAATTTCATAATATTGTGCTTGAATACAGA ATTGGATCATTATGTATGGATATAATAGACTTTGAACTACGTCGGTATGATCAATGGAAAGAGGACATGGAGAAACGTAGACGTCATTTCGAAAATACTACCGGTTTAACGTTCTTCTCAAGTGCAAATGATAACTgtgacaaaaagaataaaatcATCGATGACATCTGGAGTACCGATGGTCCTCTAGATtatgaaattaaaaaacgatcTAGCGAAATTTCTGTAACTGAGAATGACATTAAGAAATTAAAAGAGGAACTTGAAAAAAgtcgcaagaaatttaaaagCTTAATAAAAAAGCAGGAGCATCTATTGCGAG TGgccttttatttattattaaatattgctGAAAATATGGAAGTAGAGAGAAAAATGCGCAAAAAAAACGTAATTGGCATGCTGATCAAGACATTGGACAGGACAAATACGGATTTGGTGATACTAGTTATTGCATTCTTGAAAAAATTATCGATATTTCGAGAAAATAAAGATCTTATG GCTGAaggaaatattattgaaaaaataCCAAGACTTTTGCAAAATAATAATGCTGATTTGGTATTGAGTACCTTAAAATTATTGTTCAATCTTTCCTTTGACACGAAGCTTAGGGCAAGAATGATAAGAGTTGGCTTGTTACCAAAATTAATTAAACTCCTTGGTCAAAGTGACATTAAAAATAagacaataattttgggaacATTATATCATACTAGTATGGATGATAAAGTGAAAGCTATGTTTACAAATACTGAATGCATACAAATG ATAACAAATATGATTTTGAACTCTGAAGATGATCAACCAAAATTAGAATTAGTTGCTCTTGGTATAAATTTAGCAATCAATAGTAAAAATGCCCAACTTATGGTAGAAAATAATCGTTTGCAAGGACTTATAAAAAAAGCATTCAGAAATCAAGATCCTCTTATAATGAAAATGATACGAAATATCTCTCAACACGAATCAACTAAGGACAGTTTTGTT GAATTTGTGGGTGATTTTGCTATGGCCTTGAATCAATCAGACTCTCAAGATTTTGTTTTGGAAGTTATCGGTGTATTAGGTAATTTGGAATTACCTGACTTGGATTATTCACAAATACTCCATCGATGTGATTTGATACCATGGATACGCAATAATCTTGTGCCAG GTAAAGCACCTGACGATTTAGTACTTGAGATTGTTATATTTTTGGGTACAGCAGCTTATGATGAAGACTGTGCACGATTATTATGTAAAGCCGACATACTTTTGTCCCTTATCGAACTTCTTAAAG CTAAGCAAGAAGATGATGAAATGGTTTTGCAAATAATATATGTTTTTTATCAAATATCTAAACATGATTCGACAAGAGACTATTTAATACGTGAGACTG CACCTGGATATTTAATAGATTTGATGCATGATAAAAATCCAGCAATTAGAAAAGTGTGCGACGCATGTCTGGATGTTATTGCT ATGTGCGATAAAAATTGGGCAGCACGTATAAAAGTGGAAAAATTCAGATCGCATAATCAGCAATGGTTAGAAATGGTCGAGTCTATAACAAGCGACTCTACTAATCATTTACTACCAGAAGAAGACGATAGTCTTTCACCGTTTACGAATGGTGATCTCTTAAACAATACAATGTTATTCCCATCTG GTAATATCGCATCATTCAATGCGGATGACAGATTTTCAATTATGAAAAATTCTTCAGAATCATCTGAAAATCAAAGTCGACCAGTCAGCAG gtACAAAGATTTTGATGAATTGGGCGAACTCATGGCCCGTTCTAAATCCCGCATGTCTGTCGGTTCTGGGATTGAAGACATCTACTATAATTCCAAAGTAAAATTTACTGAATCAGACAGTTCTCATGTGTTAATATGA
- the Kap3 gene encoding kinesin associated protein 3 isoform X2 → MDEAKFLKRKVRSGSLDVHPTEKALVVNYDVEALILGELGDPMLGERKECQKIIRLKSLNADTNVSLLAKEVIEKCSLIHESRLREVEQLIYYLQNRKTNDITTSNDNNSQLSRPSSSNSLSIDNGETERAIISNVDSYIELLYEEIPGKIKGSSLILQLARIPDNLHELTKNESLLSALARVLREDWRRSIELSTNIVYIFFCFSTYSQFHNIVLEYRIGSLCMDIIDFELRRYDQWKEDMEKRRRHFENTTGLTFFSSANDNCDKKNKIIDDIWSTDGPLDYEIKKRSSEISVTENDIKKLKEELEKSRKKFKSLIKKQEHLLRVAFYLLLNIAENMEVERKMRKKNVIGMLIKTLDRTNTDLVILVIAFLKKLSIFRENKDLMAEGNIIEKIPRLLQNNNADLVLSTLKLLFNLSFDTKLRARMIRVGLLPKLIKLLGQSDIKNKTIILGTLYHTSMDDKVKAMFTNTECIQMITNMILNSEDDQPKLELVALGINLAINSKNAQLMVENNRLQGLIKKAFRNQDPLIMKMIRNISQHESTKDSFVEFVGDFAMALNQSDSQDFVLEVIGVLGNLELPDLDYSQILHRCDLIPWIRNNLVPGKAPDDLVLEIVIFLGTAAYDEDCARLLCKADILLSLIELLKAKQEDDEMVLQIIYVFYQISKHDSTRDYLIRETGNAPGYLIDLMHDKNPAIRKVCDACLDVIAMCDKNWAARIKVEKFRSHNQQWLEMVESITSDSTNHLLPEEDDSLSPFTNGDLLNNTMLFPSGNIASFNADDRFSIMKNSSESSENQSRPVSRYKDFDELGELMARSKSRMSVGSGIEDIYYNSKVKFTESDSSHVLI, encoded by the exons AAGCAAAATTTTTAAAACG aaAAGTGAGGTCCGGATCTTTGGATGTTCATCCTACGGAAAAAGCTTTGGTAGTCAATTATGATGTGGAAGCATTAATCTTGGGTGAATTGGGTGACCCTATGTTGGGTGAACGTAAG GAATGTCAAAAAATAATTCGATTAAAAAGTTTGAATGCAGATACTAATGTATCACTTCTTGCTAAAGAAGTGATAGAAAAATGTTCTTTAATTCACGAATCTAGGTTGAGAGAGgtagaacaattgatttactaTCTCCAGAATCGTAAAACAAATGACATTACTACAA gtaatgataataattctcAACTTTCAAGACCATCGTCGTCAAATTCTTTATCTATAGACAATGGAGAAACGGAACGTGCTATCATTAGCAACGTTGATAGTTACATTGAATTATTATATGAGGAGATTCCAGGAAAAATCAAGGGATCGTCACTGATCTTACAATTAGCACGAATACCTGATAATCTGCATGAATTGACAAAAAAtg AATCCCTGTTAAGTGCTTTAGCTAGAGTTCTAAGAGAGGATTGGAGACGTAGCATAGAATTGTCTACAAATATTGTCTACATCTTCTTTTGTTTCTCAACATATAGTCAATTTCATAATATTGTGCTTGAATACAGA ATTGGATCATTATGTATGGATATAATAGACTTTGAACTACGTCGGTATGATCAATGGAAAGAGGACATGGAGAAACGTAGACGTCATTTCGAAAATACTACCGGTTTAACGTTCTTCTCAAGTGCAAATGATAACTgtgacaaaaagaataaaatcATCGATGACATCTGGAGTACCGATGGTCCTCTAGATtatgaaattaaaaaacgatcTAGCGAAATTTCTGTAACTGAGAATGACATTAAGAAATTAAAAGAGGAACTTGAAAAAAgtcgcaagaaatttaaaagCTTAATAAAAAAGCAGGAGCATCTATTGCGAG TGgccttttatttattattaaatattgctGAAAATATGGAAGTAGAGAGAAAAATGCGCAAAAAAAACGTAATTGGCATGCTGATCAAGACATTGGACAGGACAAATACGGATTTGGTGATACTAGTTATTGCATTCTTGAAAAAATTATCGATATTTCGAGAAAATAAAGATCTTATG GCTGAaggaaatattattgaaaaaataCCAAGACTTTTGCAAAATAATAATGCTGATTTGGTATTGAGTACCTTAAAATTATTGTTCAATCTTTCCTTTGACACGAAGCTTAGGGCAAGAATGATAAGAGTTGGCTTGTTACCAAAATTAATTAAACTCCTTGGTCAAAGTGACATTAAAAATAagacaataattttgggaacATTATATCATACTAGTATGGATGATAAAGTGAAAGCTATGTTTACAAATACTGAATGCATACAAATG ATAACAAATATGATTTTGAACTCTGAAGATGATCAACCAAAATTAGAATTAGTTGCTCTTGGTATAAATTTAGCAATCAATAGTAAAAATGCCCAACTTATGGTAGAAAATAATCGTTTGCAAGGACTTATAAAAAAAGCATTCAGAAATCAAGATCCTCTTATAATGAAAATGATACGAAATATCTCTCAACACGAATCAACTAAGGACAGTTTTGTT GAATTTGTGGGTGATTTTGCTATGGCCTTGAATCAATCAGACTCTCAAGATTTTGTTTTGGAAGTTATCGGTGTATTAGGTAATTTGGAATTACCTGACTTGGATTATTCACAAATACTCCATCGATGTGATTTGATACCATGGATACGCAATAATCTTGTGCCAG GTAAAGCACCTGACGATTTAGTACTTGAGATTGTTATATTTTTGGGTACAGCAGCTTATGATGAAGACTGTGCACGATTATTATGTAAAGCCGACATACTTTTGTCCCTTATCGAACTTCTTAAAG CTAAGCAAGAAGATGATGAAATGGTTTTGCAAATAATATATGTTTTTTATCAAATATCTAAACATGATTCGACAAGAGACTATTTAATACGTGAGACTGGTAATG CACCTGGATATTTAATAGATTTGATGCATGATAAAAATCCAGCAATTAGAAAAGTGTGCGACGCATGTCTGGATGTTATTGCT ATGTGCGATAAAAATTGGGCAGCACGTATAAAAGTGGAAAAATTCAGATCGCATAATCAGCAATGGTTAGAAATGGTCGAGTCTATAACAAGCGACTCTACTAATCATTTACTACCAGAAGAAGACGATAGTCTTTCACCGTTTACGAATGGTGATCTCTTAAACAATACAATGTTATTCCCATCTG GTAATATCGCATCATTCAATGCGGATGACAGATTTTCAATTATGAAAAATTCTTCAGAATCATCTGAAAATCAAAGTCGACCAGTCAGCAG gtACAAAGATTTTGATGAATTGGGCGAACTCATGGCCCGTTCTAAATCCCGCATGTCTGTCGGTTCTGGGATTGAAGACATCTACTATAATTCCAAAGTAAAATTTACTGAATCAGACAGTTCTCATGTGTTAATATGA
- the Kap3 gene encoding kinesin associated protein 3 isoform X3, whose amino-acid sequence MDEAKFLKRKVRSGSLDVHPTEKALVVNYDVEALILGELGDPMLGERKECQKIIRLKSLNADTNVSLLAKEVIEKCSLIHESRLREVEQLIYYLQNRKTNDITTSNDNNSQLSRPSSSNSLSIDNGETERAIISNVDSYIELLYEEIPGKIKGSSLILQLARIPDNLHELTKNESLLSALARVLREDWRRSIELSTNIVYIFFCFSTYSQFHNIVLEYRIGSLCMDIIDFELRRYDQWKEDMEKRRRHFENTTGLTFFSSANDNCDKKNKIIDDIWSTDGPLDYEIKKRSSEISVTENDIKKLKEELEKSRKKFKSLIKKQEHLLRVAFYLLLNIAENMEVERKMRKKNVIGMLIKTLDRTNTDLVILVIAFLKKLSIFRENKDLMAEGNIIEKIPRLLQNNNADLVLSTLKLLFNLSFDTKLRARMIRVGLLPKLIKLLGQSDIKNKTIILGTLYHTSMDDKVKAMFTNTECIQMITNMILNSEDDQPKLELVALGINLAINSKNAQLMVENNRLQGLIKKAFRNQDPLIMKMIRNISQHESTKDSFVEFVGDFAMALNQSDSQDFVLEVIGVLGNLELPDLDYSQILHRCDLIPWIRNNLVPGKAPDDLVLEIVIFLGTAAYDEDCARLLCKADILLSLIELLKAKQEDDEMVLQIIYVFYQISKHDSTRDYLIRETEAPGYLIDLMHDKNPAIRKVCDACLDVIAMCDKNWAARIKVEKFRSHNQQWLEMVESITSDSTNHLLPEEDDSLSPFTNGDLLNNTMLFPSGNIASFNADDRFSIMKNSSESSENQSRPVSRYKDFDELGELMARSKSRMSVGSGIEDIYYNSKVKFTESDSSHVLI is encoded by the exons AAGCAAAATTTTTAAAACG aaAAGTGAGGTCCGGATCTTTGGATGTTCATCCTACGGAAAAAGCTTTGGTAGTCAATTATGATGTGGAAGCATTAATCTTGGGTGAATTGGGTGACCCTATGTTGGGTGAACGTAAG GAATGTCAAAAAATAATTCGATTAAAAAGTTTGAATGCAGATACTAATGTATCACTTCTTGCTAAAGAAGTGATAGAAAAATGTTCTTTAATTCACGAATCTAGGTTGAGAGAGgtagaacaattgatttactaTCTCCAGAATCGTAAAACAAATGACATTACTACAA gtaatgataataattctcAACTTTCAAGACCATCGTCGTCAAATTCTTTATCTATAGACAATGGAGAAACGGAACGTGCTATCATTAGCAACGTTGATAGTTACATTGAATTATTATATGAGGAGATTCCAGGAAAAATCAAGGGATCGTCACTGATCTTACAATTAGCACGAATACCTGATAATCTGCATGAATTGACAAAAAAtg AATCCCTGTTAAGTGCTTTAGCTAGAGTTCTAAGAGAGGATTGGAGACGTAGCATAGAATTGTCTACAAATATTGTCTACATCTTCTTTTGTTTCTCAACATATAGTCAATTTCATAATATTGTGCTTGAATACAGA ATTGGATCATTATGTATGGATATAATAGACTTTGAACTACGTCGGTATGATCAATGGAAAGAGGACATGGAGAAACGTAGACGTCATTTCGAAAATACTACCGGTTTAACGTTCTTCTCAAGTGCAAATGATAACTgtgacaaaaagaataaaatcATCGATGACATCTGGAGTACCGATGGTCCTCTAGATtatgaaattaaaaaacgatcTAGCGAAATTTCTGTAACTGAGAATGACATTAAGAAATTAAAAGAGGAACTTGAAAAAAgtcgcaagaaatttaaaagCTTAATAAAAAAGCAGGAGCATCTATTGCGAG TGgccttttatttattattaaatattgctGAAAATATGGAAGTAGAGAGAAAAATGCGCAAAAAAAACGTAATTGGCATGCTGATCAAGACATTGGACAGGACAAATACGGATTTGGTGATACTAGTTATTGCATTCTTGAAAAAATTATCGATATTTCGAGAAAATAAAGATCTTATG GCTGAaggaaatattattgaaaaaataCCAAGACTTTTGCAAAATAATAATGCTGATTTGGTATTGAGTACCTTAAAATTATTGTTCAATCTTTCCTTTGACACGAAGCTTAGGGCAAGAATGATAAGAGTTGGCTTGTTACCAAAATTAATTAAACTCCTTGGTCAAAGTGACATTAAAAATAagacaataattttgggaacATTATATCATACTAGTATGGATGATAAAGTGAAAGCTATGTTTACAAATACTGAATGCATACAAATG ATAACAAATATGATTTTGAACTCTGAAGATGATCAACCAAAATTAGAATTAGTTGCTCTTGGTATAAATTTAGCAATCAATAGTAAAAATGCCCAACTTATGGTAGAAAATAATCGTTTGCAAGGACTTATAAAAAAAGCATTCAGAAATCAAGATCCTCTTATAATGAAAATGATACGAAATATCTCTCAACACGAATCAACTAAGGACAGTTTTGTT GAATTTGTGGGTGATTTTGCTATGGCCTTGAATCAATCAGACTCTCAAGATTTTGTTTTGGAAGTTATCGGTGTATTAGGTAATTTGGAATTACCTGACTTGGATTATTCACAAATACTCCATCGATGTGATTTGATACCATGGATACGCAATAATCTTGTGCCAG GTAAAGCACCTGACGATTTAGTACTTGAGATTGTTATATTTTTGGGTACAGCAGCTTATGATGAAGACTGTGCACGATTATTATGTAAAGCCGACATACTTTTGTCCCTTATCGAACTTCTTAAAG CTAAGCAAGAAGATGATGAAATGGTTTTGCAAATAATATATGTTTTTTATCAAATATCTAAACATGATTCGACAAGAGACTATTTAATACGTGAGACTG AAGCACCTGGATATTTAATAGATTTGATGCATGATAAAAATCCAGCAATTAGAAAAGTGTGCGACGCATGTCTGGATGTTATTGCT ATGTGCGATAAAAATTGGGCAGCACGTATAAAAGTGGAAAAATTCAGATCGCATAATCAGCAATGGTTAGAAATGGTCGAGTCTATAACAAGCGACTCTACTAATCATTTACTACCAGAAGAAGACGATAGTCTTTCACCGTTTACGAATGGTGATCTCTTAAACAATACAATGTTATTCCCATCTG GTAATATCGCATCATTCAATGCGGATGACAGATTTTCAATTATGAAAAATTCTTCAGAATCATCTGAAAATCAAAGTCGACCAGTCAGCAG gtACAAAGATTTTGATGAATTGGGCGAACTCATGGCCCGTTCTAAATCCCGCATGTCTGTCGGTTCTGGGATTGAAGACATCTACTATAATTCCAAAGTAAAATTTACTGAATCAGACAGTTCTCATGTGTTAATATGA